In Mesorhizobium sp., one DNA window encodes the following:
- a CDS encoding riboflavin synthase, producing MFTGIVTDVGRVARVEPLPKGKRFRIETAYDPASIEIGASIACSGPCLTVVALPETGSNARWFEVEAWEEALRLTTADAWVEGTRLNLERALKIGDELGGHIVSGHVDGMAEIVAREEEGEAVRFRLRAPAHLAKFIAPKGSVCLDGTSLTVNQVRRDEFDVLLIHHSLTVTTWGERRVGDLVNLEIDTMARYAARLAEAAAEGL from the coding sequence ATGTTCACGGGCATTGTTACCGATGTCGGCCGCGTCGCCAGGGTGGAGCCGCTGCCGAAGGGAAAGCGCTTCCGCATCGAAACCGCCTACGATCCGGCCTCGATCGAGATCGGCGCGTCGATCGCCTGTTCCGGCCCGTGCCTGACCGTAGTCGCCTTGCCGGAAACTGGCTCGAACGCCCGCTGGTTCGAGGTCGAGGCCTGGGAGGAGGCGCTGCGGCTGACCACCGCCGACGCATGGGTCGAAGGGACACGGCTCAACCTCGAGCGGGCGCTGAAGATCGGCGACGAGCTGGGTGGCCACATCGTCTCGGGCCATGTCGATGGCATGGCCGAGATCGTCGCCCGCGAGGAGGAGGGCGAGGCGGTGCGTTTCCGCCTGCGCGCGCCGGCGCATCTGGCCAAATTCATCGCCCCGAAGGGATCGGTCTGTCTCGACGGGACGTCGCTGACCGTCAATCAGGTGCGCCGCGACGAGTTCGACGTGCTCCTGATCCACCACTCGCTCACGGTCACCACATGGGGCGAACGCAGGGTTGGCGATTTGGTGAACCTCGAGATCGATACGATGGCCCGCTACGCGGCGCGGCTCGCGGAGGCAGCGGCGGAGGGGCTGTGA
- the nusB gene encoding transcription antitermination factor NusB, with protein MSADAKPQSAPRAANKRGAARLAAVQALYQMDVAGTGLLEIASEYEAFRLGKEIDGQVYREADAQWFRAILAGVVENQKTVDPVIRQSLTEDWPLSRLDSTLRAILRAGVYELMKREDVPVAVIVSEYVDIAKAFYSEDEPKLVNAVLDRVARRVRGEGRGKDA; from the coding sequence ATGAGCGCCGACGCCAAACCGCAATCTGCGCCCCGGGCGGCCAACAAGCGGGGCGCCGCGCGCCTCGCAGCCGTCCAGGCGCTCTACCAGATGGACGTCGCCGGCACCGGACTGCTCGAGATCGCGTCGGAATACGAGGCCTTTCGTCTCGGCAAGGAGATCGACGGCCAGGTCTATCGCGAGGCGGACGCGCAGTGGTTCCGCGCCATCCTGGCCGGCGTCGTCGAGAACCAGAAGACCGTCGATCCGGTCATCCGCCAGTCGCTGACCGAGGATTGGCCCCTGTCGCGCCTCGATTCGACACTCCGGGCGATTCTCCGCGCCGGCGTCTATGAACTGATGAAGCGCGAGGACGTGCCGGTGGCCGTCATCGTCTCGGAATATGTCGACATCGCCAAGGCCTTCTACTCCGAGGACGAGCCGAAGCTGGTAAATGCCGTACTCGACCGCGTCGCGCGTCGGGTTCGCGGCGAGGGCAGGGGGAAGGACGCCTAG
- the ribH gene encoding 6,7-dimethyl-8-ribityllumazine synthase gives MAGTSDHGKAFATPERAHILVIEARFHDALADALLDGATSALKEAGATFDVITVPGALEIPAVISMALDAAEEGGTDYDGYVALGTVIRGDTYHFDIVANESSRALMDLAVDESLAIGNGILTTENEEQAWARARKSDGDKGGFAARAALTMIAIRERLGA, from the coding sequence ATGGCTGGCACATCAGACCACGGCAAGGCGTTCGCCACACCCGAGCGCGCCCATATTCTCGTCATCGAGGCGCGCTTTCACGACGCGCTCGCGGATGCACTGTTGGACGGCGCCACCTCCGCGCTGAAGGAGGCCGGCGCGACCTTCGACGTGATCACGGTTCCCGGCGCGCTGGAGATCCCGGCCGTCATCTCGATGGCGCTCGACGCCGCCGAAGAGGGCGGCACCGATTATGACGGCTACGTCGCGCTCGGCACCGTCATCCGCGGCGACACCTACCATTTCGACATCGTCGCCAACGAATCGAGCCGCGCGCTGATGGATCTGGCGGTCGACGAGTCGCTTGCGATCGGCAACGGCATCCTCACCACCGAGAATGAGGAGCAGGCCTGGGCGCGCGCGCGAAAGAGCGACGGCGACAAGGGCGGATTTGCCGCCCGCGCCGCGCTGACCATGATCGCCATCCGCGAGCGGCTCGGAGCCTGA
- a CDS encoding NYN domain-containing protein yields MTDESTIRRARLALLIDADNVRADYLPIIVREASALGTITVKRVYGHFASSSMNSWQSLVHQHALTPVHVPPAAVGKNATDMKLAIEAMDLLHRGQVEGFCIASSDSDFTTLASRIREDGTAVYGFGEQKASVGWVRACDRFFYCDLLLKEEKGGAKEPEKPKARVPVDDILVAIEDLSDEDGWAYLGPVGQMLNKRLPDFDPRNHGFRKLSDLIASLKAVEMKREKGGGPVQIRARVS; encoded by the coding sequence ATGACCGACGAGTCGACCATCCGTCGCGCCCGCCTCGCATTGCTCATCGATGCCGACAATGTGCGTGCCGACTATCTGCCGATCATCGTCCGCGAGGCTTCGGCACTCGGAACGATCACGGTCAAGCGCGTCTACGGCCACTTTGCCAGTTCATCGATGAACTCGTGGCAGTCCCTTGTCCACCAGCATGCGCTCACTCCCGTCCACGTTCCTCCGGCCGCCGTCGGCAAGAACGCGACGGACATGAAGCTCGCCATTGAGGCGATGGATCTGCTGCATCGCGGACAGGTCGAAGGCTTTTGCATTGCGTCGTCCGACAGCGACTTCACCACTCTGGCGAGCCGTATCCGTGAGGACGGAACGGCCGTCTACGGTTTCGGCGAGCAGAAGGCGTCGGTTGGCTGGGTCCGAGCCTGCGACCGCTTCTTCTATTGCGATCTGCTCCTGAAGGAGGAGAAAGGCGGCGCGAAGGAGCCTGAGAAGCCTAAGGCGCGCGTCCCCGTCGACGACATCCTCGTCGCCATCGAAGACCTGTCCGACGAGGACGGATGGGCCTATCTTGGCCCAGTCGGTCAGATGCTGAACAAGCGCCTGCCGGACTTCGATCCTCGCAATCACGGCTTCCGCAAGCTGAGCGACCTGATTGCGAGCCTGAAAGCGGTCGAGATGAAGCGCGAGAAAGGCGGCGGACCCGTTCAGATCCGCGCCCGGGTGAGTTGA
- a CDS encoding MFS transporter has protein sequence MAIVGSAAPIAISMGALAGHYLLDADKSLASAPVTGYNIGVALGALPAAAVLRKVGARSGFMFGTIVTALGGVIGTAAIFGGNFWIFVAGLLIVGLGGAFVQQLRFAAADDAPAAFKARAISFVLAGGVVTAILGPQIVIFTRELFAPVMFAGSFAAIVGLAAVGAVILSFLRSHAHARANAQPVADDARPLLEIVRQPQFAVALLCAVSTYALMSFVMTGAPLAMVGCGFSPDEATLGISWHVMAMFAPSFFTGRLITRYGAEKIVALGLALLIVCGVIALSGIALWQFWTALILLGLGWNFGFIGATAMVANAYRPSEKGRAQGFHDFVLFSTVAFGSLMSGITYNAYGWDMLNWVIFPVSLICLVALGWLVAQRRRQITA, from the coding sequence ATGGCGATCGTCGGGTCCGCGGCGCCGATCGCCATCTCGATGGGCGCGCTCGCCGGTCACTATCTCCTCGATGCCGACAAGTCGCTGGCGAGCGCGCCGGTGACGGGCTATAATATCGGTGTGGCACTCGGCGCCCTGCCGGCGGCCGCCGTGCTGCGCAAGGTCGGCGCGCGCAGCGGCTTCATGTTCGGCACAATCGTCACGGCGCTCGGCGGCGTGATCGGAACCGCAGCGATCTTCGGCGGCAATTTCTGGATATTCGTGGCCGGCCTCTTGATCGTCGGCCTCGGCGGGGCCTTCGTGCAGCAACTGCGCTTCGCCGCTGCCGACGATGCGCCGGCCGCCTTCAAGGCGCGCGCGATCTCCTTCGTGCTGGCCGGCGGCGTGGTCACGGCGATCCTCGGACCGCAGATCGTCATCTTTACCCGCGAACTCTTCGCGCCGGTGATGTTCGCCGGCTCCTTTGCCGCAATCGTCGGCCTTGCGGCCGTCGGAGCGGTGATCCTCTCCTTCCTTCGTTCTCACGCCCACGCTCGGGCCAACGCCCAGCCTGTCGCGGACGATGCCCGCCCTCTGCTGGAAATCGTCCGCCAGCCGCAATTCGCGGTCGCGCTGCTCTGCGCCGTCTCGACCTATGCGCTGATGAGTTTCGTCATGACCGGCGCGCCGCTGGCGATGGTCGGCTGCGGCTTTTCGCCCGACGAGGCGACGCTCGGCATTTCCTGGCACGTCATGGCGATGTTCGCCCCGAGCTTCTTCACCGGCCGGCTGATCACGCGCTACGGCGCCGAGAAGATCGTCGCGCTCGGCCTCGCTCTCCTGATCGTTTGCGGGGTCATTGCCCTCAGCGGCATTGCGCTCTGGCAGTTCTGGACGGCGCTGATCCTGCTCGGTCTCGGCTGGAATTTCGGTTTCATCGGCGCGACTGCGATGGTCGCCAATGCCTATCGGCCCTCCGAAAAGGGCAGGGCGCAGGGCTTCCACGATTTCGTATTGTTCTCCACCGTCGCATTCGGGTCGCTTATGTCGGGCATCACCTACAACGCCTATGGCTGGGACATGCTGAACTGGGTGATCTTTCCGGTGTCGCTCATCTGCCTCGTCGCGCTGGGCTGGCTCGTTGCGCAAAGGAGGCGACAGATCACCGCCTGA